The following coding sequences lie in one Miscanthus floridulus cultivar M001 chromosome 9, ASM1932011v1, whole genome shotgun sequence genomic window:
- the LOC136480460 gene encoding acyl transferase 15-like, translated as MSAVVRKSSPVVVRPSRPVTKSDTIKLSAFDKVVGKIPVTVLLVFENPIHEPANTIMRALSETLVHYNPFAGRIVAGIDDGGEEDHILCNGEGVAFISASCSNCALKEAIFLDHSPCERALLQELAIYYPAKGCGPADPLLLMQVTEFSCGGFVLGVTWNHVIADGAGMAQFLQAVGELARGLSSPSIIPVRLDDSLPRLPPSMDDALRQVMLTLVPSHLAYLDITVPSRSINLIRAEFGSRFDCQPCTMFEAVCAVLWQCRTRAIMSNSETPAVLMFSANVRKHVGAKPGYYGNCTSCQFLMAPSGTVASADILDLVKMIKRAKEDIPHTSIVNQISILTEANKGQMQQLFGPQLRYNELLVTSWRNLGFEDADFGSGKAARVTSYAAGNTPSSPACIVCPPCQGEGGANVCSAFVKEEHAQAFLQELAKLM; from the coding sequence ATGAGTGCTGTGGTGAGGAAGTCATCACCAGTAGTTGTCAGGCCATCAAGGCCGGTTACAAAGAGCGACACCATTAAACTTTCGGCCTTTGACAAGGTTGTCGGAAAAATACCAGTCACAGTGTTGCTTGTGTTTGAAAATCCAATCCATGAACCGGCCAACACCATAATGAGAGCGTTGTCTGAAACACTTGTCCACTACAATCCTTTCGCTGGTCGCATTGTTGCAGGAATCGATGATGGTGGTGAGGAGGATCACATTCTGTGCAACGGCGAGGGCGTGGCATTCATCTCAGCATCTTGCAGCAACTGTGCCTTGAAGGAAGCCATATTCTTAGACCACTCACCATGCGAAAGGGCGCTGCTGCAGGAGCTGGCCATCTACTACCCTGCAAAGGGCTGTGGCCCCGCTGATCCTTTGTTGCTGATGCAGGTGACAGAGTTCTCCTGCGGTGGATTTGTTCTCGGGGTTACCTGGAACCACGTTATCGCCGACGGCGCTGGGATGGCTCAGTTCTTGCAGGCCGTTGGCGAGCTTGCCCGTGGGTTGTCTTCACCGTCTATCATTCCAGTTAGGTTGGATGATTCACTCCCACGTCTCCCTCCATCCATGGACGATGCGTTACGGCAGGTTATGCTGACGCTTGTTCCATCGCACCTTGCCTACCTTGACATCACTGTCCCTTCGAGATCAATTAACCTCATCAGAGCTGAATTTGGCAGTCGCTTCGATTGCCAGCCATGTACCATGTTTGAGGCTGTCTGTGCAGTATTATGGCAGTGCCGAACCCGTGCAATTATGTCAAATTCAGAGACCCCAGCCGTGCTGATGTTCAGCGCCAATGTGCGGAAGCATGTGGGCGCCAAGCCAGGATACTACGGCAATTGCACATCGTGCCAGTTTCTCATGGCACCAAGTGGTACCGTGGCGAGTGCAGATATCTTGGACCTAGTCAAGATGATCAAGCGTGCCAAGGAGGACATACCTCACACATCCATTGTGAATCAAATCAGCATCCTGACGGAAGCCAATAAGGGTCAGATGCAGCAGTTATTTGGTCCACAACTTCGGTACAACGAGTTGCTGGTGACATCTTGGCGAAATCTTGGCTTTGAGGACGCCGACTTTGGTAGCGGGAAAGCGGCTAGAGTGACGTCATATGCAGCAGGAAACACGCCGTCGTCTCCGGCCTGCATTGTGTGCCCGCCGTGCCAAGGCGAAGGCGGGGCCAATGTGTGCTCGGCATTTGTCAAGGAGGAGCATGCTCAAGCTTTCCTTCAAGAACTAGCAAAACTCATGTGA